From a single Sinomonas atrocyanea genomic region:
- a CDS encoding pentapeptide repeat-containing protein has product MTKPAVVALLTNSQVWNAYLKRLPQDQRPDLAGAKLAGAALDYRDLSRANLVGADLSRANLAKTLLIDADLRGANLADANLAGAMLNDANLTGADLTGANLTAADLIGADLTEADFDHARLTGATMIEANLVGAALTAANLRRVNLTGAHLMNADLTRAQLYNAKLNGAILTSATLNRANLTNADLTEADLTSAKIDLNTVNAAGETLLRALQSSSSKKLADLDVVRLVVELPENSDPQTLADLASSAAIVARLSMQVGAQLQHERLPELSSESVGPLLTTATGQPSFVTVRSMHYGSPWWIDLVEQVPSYVQLGGAIAGTAAIVGRKHNRQLLSFLFMLARRQERELWLEERREYRRAELGRQRVEHEHQIAEHEKERANAAAEMERRTMSEASVASLRIEPASEAELRQRVASAGLKPELTAKILEDSAGLEPLVRNGLNVVTAEEDQRG; this is encoded by the coding sequence ATGACTAAGCCCGCGGTCGTTGCCCTTCTCACAAATTCTCAGGTGTGGAATGCATACCTCAAACGACTGCCACAGGATCAACGGCCGGATCTAGCAGGGGCGAAACTAGCAGGCGCGGCCCTCGACTATCGTGATCTATCAAGAGCTAACCTCGTTGGCGCGGACCTGAGCCGGGCCAACCTCGCCAAGACCCTCCTGATCGACGCGGACCTCAGGGGGGCGAACCTCGCCGACGCGAACCTCGCGGGGGCGATGCTCAACGACGCGAACCTCACGGGAGCCGACCTCACGGGAGCGAACTTGACCGCCGCCGATCTCATCGGAGCCGACCTTACTGAGGCGGACTTCGATCACGCTAGGTTGACCGGAGCGACCATGATCGAAGCGAACCTGGTCGGGGCGGCGCTTACCGCCGCGAACCTCAGACGGGTAAACCTGACCGGTGCGCATCTCATGAACGCTGACCTAACCCGAGCGCAGCTTTACAACGCGAAGCTCAACGGAGCGATCCTCACAAGCGCGACCCTTAACCGGGCGAACCTCACGAATGCGGATCTCACCGAAGCGGACCTTACAAGCGCGAAGATTGACCTAAACACCGTAAACGCCGCCGGCGAGACGCTATTGAGGGCCCTCCAGTCCAGCTCAAGTAAGAAGCTCGCCGATTTAGACGTCGTTCGCCTTGTAGTTGAGCTTCCCGAGAACAGTGACCCCCAGACCTTGGCCGACTTAGCTTCCTCCGCAGCAATCGTCGCACGCCTATCGATGCAGGTGGGTGCCCAGCTTCAACACGAGCGGCTCCCTGAGCTCTCGTCTGAATCTGTGGGACCTCTGCTGACTACGGCAACCGGACAGCCCTCTTTCGTTACGGTGCGATCAATGCACTATGGAAGCCCCTGGTGGATTGATCTGGTCGAACAGGTACCCTCCTACGTCCAGCTCGGGGGAGCCATAGCAGGTACTGCCGCTATTGTCGGAAGGAAACACAACCGACAGCTACTCTCATTCCTCTTCATGTTAGCGCGACGCCAGGAGCGTGAACTGTGGCTCGAAGAACGACGTGAGTATCGACGAGCTGAGCTAGGGCGCCAACGCGTTGAACATGAGCACCAGATCGCCGAACATGAGAAAGAACGGGCCAATGCTGCGGCTGAAATGGAGCGACGAACCATGAGTGAAGCTTCAGTTGCCAGCCTCCGCATCGAACCAGCCTCCGAAGCTGAACTGCGGCAACGGGTGGCCAGTGCTGGCCTGAAACCTGAATTGACAGCCAAAATCCTTGAAGACAGCGCCGGTTTGGAGCCGCTCGTCCGCAATGGCCTCAACGTTGTAACAGCCGAGGAAGACCAAAGGGGCTAA
- a CDS encoding PDDEXK nuclease domain-containing protein: MTEYWMFRLGSGGKHAEEMMAAGYVGVSYGIDFDLGPHLGKGADAFHRAMNDAWLAQNPGKSRVSAGLAMGNTWVACEGMQEGDVVLTRKADQSFITGTVTGGYEFAPGTELPHRRPVAWHAHTFTQDEMSPELAAAARVPMTVYSLSGYAAELAALNGAAIPAAPLAYAVTAEVEEQLAFQMEKQLEDFLVQNWAGTSLGREYDIYEDGEVKGQQFPADGRERIDILAISKDRKRLLVVELKRDRASDVVVGQIQRYMGYVQDELLEEGQSVEGVIIARDDDQRIRRALSVAPNIRFMKYRVDFHLE; the protein is encoded by the coding sequence TTGACCGAGTACTGGATGTTCCGACTGGGCTCTGGCGGAAAGCACGCCGAGGAGATGATGGCCGCCGGGTACGTGGGCGTCAGCTATGGCATCGACTTCGACCTCGGCCCCCATCTGGGAAAGGGCGCCGACGCGTTCCACAGAGCCATGAACGATGCCTGGCTCGCCCAGAACCCCGGCAAGTCGAGAGTCTCCGCCGGGCTCGCTATGGGGAACACGTGGGTAGCCTGCGAGGGGATGCAGGAGGGCGATGTCGTGCTCACCCGCAAGGCCGACCAGTCCTTCATCACCGGCACAGTGACGGGCGGCTACGAGTTTGCGCCTGGGACCGAGCTGCCCCACCGGCGCCCCGTCGCATGGCATGCGCACACCTTCACCCAAGACGAGATGAGCCCTGAACTCGCCGCCGCGGCCAGAGTTCCGATGACGGTCTACTCACTCTCTGGGTACGCCGCAGAACTGGCCGCGCTCAATGGAGCTGCCATCCCCGCTGCGCCCCTCGCATACGCTGTGACCGCGGAAGTCGAAGAGCAGCTCGCCTTCCAAATGGAGAAGCAGCTCGAAGACTTCCTCGTTCAGAACTGGGCCGGTACAAGCCTCGGGCGTGAGTACGACATCTACGAAGACGGTGAGGTCAAAGGCCAGCAGTTCCCCGCCGACGGCCGGGAACGGATCGACATCCTCGCCATCAGTAAGGACCGGAAGCGGTTGCTTGTGGTCGAGCTCAAGCGCGACCGCGCGAGCGACGTGGTCGTGGGCCAAATCCAGCGGTACATGGGCTACGTGCAGGACGAGCTGCTGGAAGAGGGACAGTCAGTTGAAGGCGTGATCATCGCCCGAGACGACGACCAGCGCATCCGACGGGCGCTGAGCGTCGCCCCGAACATCCGGTTCATGAAGTACCGGGTCGATTTCCACCTCGAATGA